The Neobacillus sp. OS1-2 genome includes a window with the following:
- the obgE gene encoding GTPase ObgE, producing the protein MFVDQVKIYVKGGDGGNGMVAFRREKYVPNGGPAGGDGGKGASVVFEVNEGLRTLMDFRYKRHFKADRGEHGMSKGQHGRGSKDMIVKVPPGTVVMDADTKEVIADLVEHGQQATIAKGGRGGRGNTRFATPSNPAPEIAENGEPGQERDVVLELKLLADVGLVGFPSVGKSTLLSVVSSAKPKIAEYHFTTIVPNLGMVETEDGRSFVMADLPGLIEGASEGVGLGHQFLRHIERTRVIVHVIDMAATEGRDPYEDYLTINRELKEYNLRLTERPQIIVANKMDMPDAEENLQKFKEQLEDDYPIFPISALSRKGLRDLLFAVADKIEETPEFPLDHEEEDTGIHRVLYKHEADPENFTITRESDGSYVLSGEKLERLFKMTDFSREESVRRFSRQLRGLGVDDALRQRGAKDGDIVKLLEFEFEFIE; encoded by the coding sequence ATGTTTGTCGATCAGGTCAAGATTTATGTAAAGGGTGGGGACGGCGGCAATGGGATGGTCGCGTTTCGCCGTGAAAAGTATGTACCAAATGGTGGCCCGGCCGGTGGTGACGGTGGTAAAGGTGCTAGTGTCGTATTTGAAGTAAATGAAGGTCTAAGAACATTGATGGATTTCCGCTATAAGCGCCATTTTAAGGCAGATCGCGGTGAACATGGTATGTCCAAGGGACAGCATGGCAGAGGCTCTAAGGATATGATTGTTAAGGTACCACCTGGAACAGTTGTAATGGATGCGGATACGAAAGAGGTCATTGCTGACTTAGTGGAACATGGGCAGCAGGCAACAATAGCTAAAGGCGGCCGTGGTGGTCGTGGGAACACTCGATTCGCGACACCATCAAATCCGGCACCGGAAATTGCCGAAAATGGGGAGCCGGGACAAGAGCGTGATGTGGTTCTTGAATTAAAGCTTCTTGCTGACGTTGGTTTGGTTGGCTTCCCTAGTGTTGGGAAATCTACCTTATTATCTGTTGTTTCATCTGCAAAGCCAAAAATCGCTGAATATCATTTTACGACGATTGTTCCGAATCTGGGGATGGTGGAAACAGAAGACGGCAGAAGCTTTGTCATGGCCGACCTACCTGGGTTAATTGAGGGTGCTAGTGAAGGTGTCGGTCTTGGTCATCAATTTCTACGTCATATTGAACGGACAAGAGTGATTGTTCATGTGATTGATATGGCTGCGACAGAAGGCAGAGATCCCTATGAGGATTACCTGACCATTAATCGCGAATTAAAGGAGTATAATTTACGATTGACGGAGCGTCCGCAAATCATTGTGGCCAATAAAATGGATATGCCGGATGCCGAAGAAAACTTGCAAAAGTTTAAAGAGCAGCTTGAAGATGATTATCCAATTTTCCCTATTTCAGCTTTATCGCGTAAAGGGTTGCGCGACTTATTGTTTGCTGTGGCTGATAAAATAGAAGAAACACCGGAGTTTCCGCTTGATCATGAAGAAGAAGATACCGGAATTCATCGTGTTCTTTATAAACATGAGGCAGATCCTGAAAACTTTACGATTACAAGAGAATCTGATGGTTCGTATGTCCTTTCAGGTGAAAAACTGGAAAGATTGTTTAAAATGACAGACTTTTCTCGAGAAGAATCTGTCCGGCGGTTCTCCCGTCAGCTTCGTGGTCTTGGCGTTGATGATGCATTAAGACAACGCGGTGCTAAAGATGGGGACATCGTTAAGTTATTAGAGTTTGAATTTGAGTTTATTGAGTAG
- a CDS encoding aminoglycoside phosphotransferase family protein, producing MKAINRSVNQKGDDDYFDRLFSYFQSQFYEEIIEFSLLRNSVFLLMTDKHTYILKGYHSNNKLKIQEAFTTTLRKEGFRQTYRFLTPSVKEQLFFEGTYFGCIEYIYPHRTAFTFQSQKNRQEGIDLLEQFHQTTATFETRYRTLIPRGHLVEKWTERLHIFSNHLPFLKYFINDPFISEMISWGEWSLAGMEKHRSFFKQEPLVILHGDVAHHNFLRDKNGKLHLIDFDLISVGPPSFDYVQYANRILPFIDWSFGKLSGLKQMRCYLQEEAFLYALAYPADVFREWNRLIREKLYTDQIKLRQVMDLSLSQFYSRKTFIDQLQEKVK from the coding sequence ATGAAAGCAATTAATAGGTCAGTTAACCAAAAAGGAGACGATGATTATTTTGATCGTCTCTTCTCTTATTTTCAGTCGCAGTTTTATGAAGAAATCATTGAGTTTTCTCTTTTACGAAATTCTGTTTTTTTATTAATGACTGACAAACATACTTACATTCTCAAAGGGTATCATTCCAATAACAAACTAAAGATCCAGGAGGCATTTACCACAACCCTAAGGAAAGAAGGATTTAGACAAACGTATAGATTTTTAACTCCTTCTGTAAAGGAACAGCTATTTTTTGAAGGAACCTACTTTGGTTGTATCGAATACATTTACCCTCATAGAACAGCTTTTACTTTTCAATCACAGAAAAACCGTCAAGAAGGGATTGACCTTTTAGAACAATTTCACCAAACTACGGCAACATTTGAAACCCGCTATCGCACATTGATCCCAAGAGGTCATCTAGTAGAAAAATGGACAGAGCGGCTCCATATTTTTTCCAATCATCTCCCCTTTCTAAAATATTTTATAAACGATCCATTTATCTCTGAAATGATATCATGGGGGGAATGGTCATTAGCGGGGATGGAAAAGCACCGCAGCTTTTTTAAACAAGAGCCTTTAGTGATCCTCCACGGAGATGTAGCCCATCATAATTTTTTACGTGATAAAAATGGAAAGTTACATTTAATTGATTTTGATTTAATTAGTGTCGGTCCCCCGTCATTTGATTATGTACAATATGCCAATAGAATTTTGCCATTTATTGACTGGTCATTTGGAAAACTTTCTGGGTTAAAGCAGATGCGCTGCTATTTACAGGAGGAAGCATTTTTATATGCCTTAGCCTACCCCGCTGATGTTTTTCGTGAATGGAACCGATTGATTCGCGAAAAATTGTATACCGATCAGATAAAATTGAGGCAGGTAATGGATTTATCCCTCAGTCAGTTTTACTCCAGGAAAACGTTTATTGACCAGTTACAGGAAAAAGTGAAATGA
- a CDS encoding ACT domain-containing protein → MDNFDKKYYLIREDVLPEAMKKTIDAKEMLERGKAESIAEAVQKVDLSRSAFYKYRDTVFPFSTIQKEKIISLFFHLEDYSGTLSKLLSVVAASGCNVLTIHQTIPLQGRANVTLSLNTSNITTDLDDLLTNLRKLEFVEKVEVLGTGA, encoded by the coding sequence ATGGATAATTTTGATAAAAAGTACTATTTGATCCGTGAAGATGTTTTGCCGGAAGCGATGAAAAAAACAATTGATGCGAAGGAAATGCTAGAACGTGGCAAGGCAGAATCAATTGCGGAGGCCGTTCAAAAGGTTGATTTGAGCAGAAGTGCCTTCTATAAATACAGGGACACTGTTTTTCCTTTTTCGACGATTCAGAAGGAAAAAATCATCTCACTCTTCTTTCATTTGGAGGATTATTCCGGAACATTGTCAAAATTGTTGAGTGTTGTAGCAGCGTCTGGTTGTAATGTCTTAACCATTCACCAAACGATTCCGCTGCAGGGCAGGGCCAATGTGACATTGTCATTAAACACATCGAATATCACAACAGATCTCGATGACTTACTTACGAACTTACGAAAACTTGAATTTGTTGAGAAGGTGGAAGTGCTGGGAACTGGTGCATAG
- a CDS encoding intercompartmental signaling factor BofC has protein sequence MRVSWIAMNRLLLAVTAVILFMFIGSAPRMLMYGAAAQQDNHRAQPLTMTVILERVYLDGEISQEVIHETSWSMENFWAKYDQWQLTDIDESTFVFRQQVDDISPLLKANGFFGVTEDGILTIFNGRPGQSRIIQSFFQIDILKLESKKQEELIKGIPIKSKDQYVQVLETFKPYSVKKE, from the coding sequence ATGAGGGTCAGCTGGATAGCGATGAACCGGCTTTTACTAGCCGTAACTGCTGTTATTCTCTTCATGTTTATCGGCAGTGCCCCCCGAATGTTGATGTACGGCGCTGCTGCACAACAGGATAATCATCGAGCACAGCCACTTACAATGACGGTCATTTTAGAAAGGGTCTATCTTGATGGTGAAATTAGTCAGGAAGTCATTCACGAGACAAGTTGGTCAATGGAGAATTTTTGGGCAAAATATGACCAGTGGCAGCTTACAGATATTGATGAATCGACCTTTGTTTTTCGACAACAAGTAGATGATATATCACCATTGCTGAAAGCAAATGGATTTTTTGGTGTGACGGAGGATGGGATATTGACCATCTTTAATGGAAGACCTGGTCAATCCCGAATCATTCAATCTTTTTTTCAAATAGATATTTTGAAGCTTGAAAGCAAAAAACAGGAAGAACTGATTAAAGGTATCCCGATAAAGTCAAAGGACCAGTACGTTCAAGTTTTAGAAACATTTAAGCCATATTCCGTAAAAAAAGAATAG
- the rpmA gene encoding 50S ribosomal protein L27, which translates to MLLKLDLQLFASKKGVGSTKNGRDSISKRLGAKRADGQFVTGGSILYRQRGTKIYPGENVGRGGDDTLFAKIDGVVKFERLGRDRKQVSVYPVAQEA; encoded by the coding sequence ATGTTATTAAAATTAGATCTTCAGTTATTTGCATCTAAAAAAGGTGTAGGTTCTACAAAAAACGGACGTGACTCTATATCAAAGCGCCTTGGTGCTAAGCGTGCGGACGGTCAATTTGTTACTGGTGGTTCAATCCTTTACCGTCAACGCGGAACAAAGATTTACCCAGGTGAAAACGTAGGCCGCGGCGGAGACGACACTCTTTTTGCAAAAATCGACGGCGTTGTTAAATTCGAACGTTTAGGTCGTGACCGTAAACAAGTGAGCGTTTATCCAGTAGCTCAAGAAGCTTAA
- a CDS encoding YhcN/YlaJ family sporulation lipoprotein translates to MNKKQWMIPLSAFFLIGAAGCASDNNRAGVNEKNNLARPIGYYSNENHPNNGNELIRDNDGAITEMMDHTLGDEDQVINEENSRQIQTRDENGNPKNPTTPLAKKDRNFFQRDNRFSTSDMNYHGHLSTNMGNTGVATNPNFQDDFSNKIRNKVAAIHNVQDVRSVAYGNTVIVSVKLQDNSKAADTKRAIKNAVKPYAKGREVTVFTDEGAIGRDRNTENDIQRNKGGR, encoded by the coding sequence TTGAACAAAAAACAGTGGATGATTCCTCTGTCCGCATTCTTTCTGATAGGTGCGGCGGGATGTGCAAGTGATAATAATCGTGCAGGGGTGAATGAAAAAAACAATCTAGCACGGCCAATCGGATATTACTCCAATGAAAACCACCCTAATAATGGTAACGAGTTAATCAGGGATAATGATGGTGCAATCACGGAAATGATGGATCACACGCTTGGGGACGAGGATCAGGTCATTAACGAAGAAAATAGTCGGCAAATACAAACCAGAGACGAAAACGGAAATCCTAAAAATCCCACGACCCCGTTAGCCAAGAAGGATCGCAACTTTTTCCAACGTGATAATCGGTTTAGCACGAGTGATATGAATTATCACGGTCATTTGAGTACAAATATGGGAAATACCGGAGTGGCGACAAATCCGAATTTCCAAGATGATTTTTCTAATAAAATTCGAAACAAAGTAGCGGCGATCCATAATGTTCAAGATGTACGATCTGTTGCTTACGGAAATACTGTCATTGTTTCGGTGAAATTACAGGATAATAGTAAAGCAGCTGATACAAAAAGAGCCATAAAGAATGCGGTGAAACCTTATGCAAAAGGAAGAGAAGTAACCGTCTTCACGGATGAAGGCGCCATTGGCCGTGACCGGAATACTGAAAATGATATTCAGCGAAACAAGGGTGGAAGATAA
- the pheA gene encoding prephenate dehydratase: MKVGFLGPKATFTELAVKNVFQGYELKPYRTIPESMDAIVDKKVDLAVVPVENALEGSVNITLDYLTHVVQIPIVGEITLPIKQHLMVHPANMEKWEEVSVVYSHSHAIAQCHKFLHTHFTGVPIESVTSTAAAAKMVMESPGMRAAAIANELAAKEYGLAIVEKNIHDFDYNHTSFFVLSEQNFDFEAITGSTHYKTTLMVTLPSDQAGALHQVLSAFAWRKLNLSKIESRPMKTGIGNYFFIIDLEMKIDDVLIPGAIAELEALGCGVKVLGSYPSTIVALD; the protein is encoded by the coding sequence ATGAAAGTTGGTTTTTTAGGTCCAAAAGCTACATTTACTGAACTCGCTGTGAAAAATGTCTTTCAAGGATACGAACTTAAGCCTTATCGAACGATTCCTGAAAGTATGGATGCCATTGTCGATAAAAAAGTCGATTTGGCTGTAGTTCCTGTGGAGAATGCCCTAGAAGGATCAGTGAATATTACTTTAGACTATTTAACGCATGTTGTTCAAATTCCGATTGTTGGAGAAATTACACTTCCGATTAAGCAACATTTGATGGTGCATCCTGCAAATATGGAAAAATGGGAAGAGGTGAGCGTAGTATACAGCCATTCACATGCCATTGCCCAATGTCATAAATTTCTACATACTCATTTTACAGGTGTGCCAATTGAGAGTGTCACGTCCACAGCTGCAGCAGCAAAGATGGTAATGGAAAGTCCTGGTATGAGGGCAGCGGCAATTGCCAATGAACTTGCAGCCAAGGAGTATGGTTTAGCAATCGTGGAAAAAAATATCCATGATTTTGATTATAATCATACAAGCTTTTTTGTTTTATCAGAACAGAATTTTGACTTTGAAGCAATTACCGGCTCCACGCATTACAAAACAACACTGATGGTTACTTTGCCGTCAGACCAGGCCGGTGCCCTTCATCAGGTGCTATCTGCCTTTGCATGGAGGAAACTAAATCTCTCTAAAATTGAATCAAGGCCAATGAAAACAGGGATTGGTAATTACTTTTTTATTATTGATCTCGAAATGAAGATTGACGATGTATTAATTCCCGGAGCAATAGCTGAGCTTGAGGCATTAGGCTGCGGGGTGAAGGTTTTAGGAAGCTACCCATCGACAATTGTGGCGTTGGATTAA
- the safA gene encoding SafA/ExsA family spore coat assembly protein, giving the protein MKIHIVQKGDTLWKIAKKYGVNFEELKKMNAQLSNPDMIMPGMKIKVPTTGGTIKKEAPMGPTKSGTTINMGAKKEMPIAEHPFAKEKPIPAPIKEMPKKEVPIIKEQPIIKEQPIIKEQPIIKEQPIIKEQPIIKEAPKVPYTPKMPLQVVPEIDINNYYMSNMTNMTVQPNLPPKPANILPEIKEVPKKEIPVPPPVQEAPVEMPQQYCVPVTPVMPGPGFCPPFGGGGFPMPQMMPQMMPYPQVQGMAMAPPQGMIHGTPGVAPTAAGMPSPFYHDESSSFMPQMPIMNPAYPGGAMGAAQNPAFQQPMDPAAYGQMPSGFGGMPAGYGQMPMGYGEMPQGYGQMPTGYGEMPQGFGGQMPTGYGEMPQGFGGQMPQGFGGQSQMPTGFGEMPGGYPGAGPTGYPMAGTNVGGFPSQNPAEFAQTAPVMPGTMYGNPEMASPYGMGPTAATPYGYPQMGGPVMGQPMGFESSDLVSPAAYGQMPYMQNMQAQGGLPVGTGAMGDCGCGPAPSMGVMQPAAAAPNAEPMNFVPPTPPIYSAPYMGPVNVAQPPYMNPYGMGPGGNNPYGMPGYRDESN; this is encoded by the coding sequence GTGAAGATCCATATCGTACAGAAAGGGGATACTCTTTGGAAAATCGCCAAGAAGTACGGCGTGAATTTTGAAGAGCTGAAAAAGATGAATGCGCAGCTCAGCAACCCTGATATGATTATGCCCGGTATGAAAATAAAAGTCCCAACAACAGGTGGAACAATAAAAAAAGAAGCACCGATGGGACCAACAAAATCGGGAACGACAATCAATATGGGAGCAAAGAAAGAAATGCCAATAGCTGAGCATCCGTTTGCCAAGGAGAAGCCTATTCCAGCACCGATTAAGGAAATGCCGAAAAAAGAGGTACCGATTATCAAAGAACAACCCATCATAAAAGAACAGCCAATTATCAAAGAACAACCAATCATCAAAGAACAGCCTATTATCAAAGAACAGCCAATAATAAAAGAAGCACCTAAAGTACCCTATACTCCGAAAATGCCTCTGCAAGTAGTCCCGGAAATAGATATTAACAATTATTATATGTCCAACATGACTAATATGACTGTTCAGCCCAATCTACCACCTAAACCAGCAAATATCCTTCCCGAGATTAAAGAAGTTCCGAAAAAGGAAATTCCAGTTCCACCACCGGTACAGGAAGCACCTGTTGAGATGCCGCAGCAATATTGTGTTCCAGTAACACCGGTGATGCCAGGGCCAGGTTTCTGTCCGCCGTTTGGCGGGGGAGGTTTCCCGATGCCACAAATGATGCCACAAATGATGCCGTATCCACAGGTCCAAGGAATGGCTATGGCACCACCACAAGGAATGATTCATGGTACTCCAGGCGTTGCTCCAACAGCAGCTGGCATGCCGAGCCCATTCTACCATGATGAATCGTCATCTTTTATGCCGCAAATGCCTATTATGAACCCTGCATATCCAGGAGGTGCAATGGGAGCCGCTCAAAATCCGGCATTCCAACAGCCGATGGATCCTGCTGCTTATGGACAAATGCCATCAGGGTTTGGGGGAATGCCAGCAGGCTACGGGCAAATGCCAATGGGTTACGGAGAAATGCCACAAGGCTACGGCCAGATGCCAACGGGCTATGGAGAAATGCCGCAAGGTTTCGGAGGCCAAATGCCAACGGGCTATGGAGAAATGCCACAAGGTTTCGGAGGCCAAATGCCACAAGGTTTTGGCGGCCAAAGCCAAATGCCGACAGGTTTCGGAGAAATGCCAGGAGGTTACCCTGGGGCAGGACCAACGGGTTACCCAATGGCAGGGACTAATGTAGGTGGTTTCCCTAGTCAAAATCCGGCGGAATTTGCTCAAACAGCACCCGTAATGCCTGGCACAATGTACGGGAACCCTGAGATGGCAAGTCCCTACGGGATGGGACCCACCGCCGCCACGCCATATGGTTATCCACAAATGGGCGGACCGGTAATGGGGCAACCCATGGGCTTTGAATCATCAGATCTAGTTTCACCTGCGGCCTACGGCCAAATGCCATACATGCAAAACATGCAAGCACAGGGGGGATTACCTGTAGGAACTGGTGCAATGGGTGATTGCGGCTGCGGCCCAGCACCTTCTATGGGTGTCATGCAACCGGCTGCGGCAGCACCAAATGCTGAGCCGATGAATTTTGTCCCACCTACACCGCCAATATACAGCGCACCTTATATGGGGCCTGTCAATGTTGCTCAGCCCCCATATATGAATCCATATGGAATGGGGCCTGGTGGAAATAATCCTTACGGTATGCCAGGGTACCGAGATGAAAGCAATTAA
- the ruvA gene encoding Holliday junction branch migration protein RuvA, whose protein sequence is MYEFIKGTVEFVGPEYIVIENNGIGFQIATPNPFIYTGKMETLVTVFTYHYVREDILALYGFETREEKRLFTKLLNVSGIGPKGALAILASGEVQQVVAAIENEDESFLVKFPGVGKKTARQMILDLKGKLQDIVPDYFPNLFNADTFQQSTAASHVAFDEAMLALKALGYSEKEIKKISPELRKEQLSTDQYIKKALQRLLK, encoded by the coding sequence TTGTATGAATTTATAAAAGGAACTGTAGAGTTTGTAGGTCCGGAGTATATTGTTATTGAAAATAACGGGATTGGCTTTCAAATTGCCACGCCGAATCCGTTTATTTATACCGGTAAAATGGAAACACTGGTAACGGTGTTTACCTATCACTACGTTCGCGAAGACATTTTGGCTCTTTACGGCTTTGAAACAAGAGAAGAGAAGAGGCTGTTTACAAAACTATTAAATGTTTCTGGGATTGGGCCAAAAGGAGCACTCGCTATCCTAGCTTCCGGAGAGGTTCAGCAAGTGGTCGCAGCAATTGAGAATGAAGATGAAAGCTTCTTGGTGAAATTCCCTGGCGTGGGTAAAAAGACGGCACGGCAAATGATTCTTGACTTAAAAGGAAAATTGCAGGATATTGTGCCGGATTACTTCCCGAACCTATTTAATGCCGATACATTTCAGCAATCAACGGCAGCAAGTCATGTAGCCTTTGATGAAGCAATGCTTGCATTAAAGGCACTAGGCTATTCGGAAAAGGAAATTAAAAAGATTTCACCTGAACTAAGAAAAGAACAGCTTTCGACCGATCAATACATTAAAAAAGCCCTCCAGCGGCTTTTAAAATAG
- the ruvB gene encoding Holliday junction branch migration DNA helicase RuvB: protein MDERIISSEVNESEISIEQSLRPQTLKQYIGQNQVKENLEIFIQAARLRKETLDHVLLYGPPGLGKTTLAVIIANEMGVNIRTTSGPAIERPGDLAAILTALEPGDVLFIDEIHRLQRTIEEVLYPAMEDFCLDIVIGKGPSARSVRLDLPPFTLVGATTRAGSLSAPLRDRFGVLSRLEYYKEDQLKNIVIRTAELFGTEIDIPSAAEIARRARGTPRIANRLLRRVRDFAQVRGNGTIDLALAREALELLQVDRLGLDHIDHKLLKGIIEKFRGGPVGLDTIAASIGEESETIEDVYEPYLLQIGFLQRTPRGRIVTAAVYQHFGMEIPAP, encoded by the coding sequence ATGGATGAGCGGATTATTTCTAGTGAAGTGAACGAAAGTGAGATTAGTATTGAACAAAGTCTCAGACCTCAAACCTTAAAACAATATATTGGCCAAAATCAGGTCAAGGAAAACCTTGAAATTTTTATTCAGGCAGCAAGGCTTCGCAAGGAAACGTTAGACCACGTACTCCTTTATGGACCACCTGGACTAGGGAAGACCACATTAGCCGTTATTATTGCCAATGAAATGGGTGTGAATATTCGAACCACCTCTGGTCCAGCCATTGAAAGGCCTGGTGATTTAGCAGCGATTCTAACGGCCTTAGAGCCTGGAGATGTGTTGTTTATTGATGAAATTCACCGGCTGCAAAGGACAATTGAAGAGGTACTTTATCCGGCGATGGAGGACTTTTGCCTTGATATTGTGATTGGCAAGGGACCAAGTGCCAGGTCCGTTCGTCTCGACCTCCCGCCGTTTACACTTGTCGGCGCAACAACGAGGGCAGGCTCCTTATCAGCCCCGTTACGGGACAGATTTGGAGTTTTAAGCCGGCTCGAGTATTATAAAGAAGATCAGTTAAAAAATATTGTCATCAGAACAGCCGAGTTGTTCGGAACAGAAATTGATATACCGTCTGCCGCCGAAATTGCCAGGAGAGCAAGGGGAACTCCAAGGATTGCCAATCGTCTCCTTCGCAGGGTGAGAGATTTTGCCCAAGTTAGGGGAAATGGTACAATTGACCTTGCCCTTGCAAGAGAGGCACTTGAACTGCTCCAGGTCGACCGACTTGGACTTGATCATATTGACCATAAACTTTTAAAGGGAATTATCGAAAAATTCCGTGGCGGACCTGTTGGCCTAGATACCATTGCCGCTTCCATTGGCGAAGAATCTGAAACCATTGAAGATGTGTATGAACCGTATTTATTGCAAATAGGCTTCCTGCAAAGAACACCGCGCGGCAGGATAGTTACAGCGGCTGTGTACCAGCACTTTGGCATGGAGATCCCTGCCCCGTAA
- a CDS encoding transcription repressor NadR, translating into MEQKKILGEDRRKFILHLLKESSVPITGGELAEQTNVSRQVIVGDITLLKAKSEPIIATSQGYMYLKQNTSMPLFERTIACRHTPMDTEKELNLLVDHGVLVKDVKIEHAVYGDLTASIMVSNRQEVKQFLKRLQTTKASLLSELTGGYHLHTLSASTERALNNAEAALKAEGILLES; encoded by the coding sequence ATGGAACAGAAAAAGATTCTTGGGGAAGATCGGAGAAAGTTTATTTTACATTTATTAAAAGAAAGCAGTGTTCCCATTACAGGGGGCGAATTAGCCGAACAAACCAATGTCAGCCGGCAAGTAATTGTTGGGGATATTACGCTGCTTAAGGCAAAAAGTGAACCCATTATCGCCACAAGCCAAGGGTATATGTACCTAAAACAGAATACCAGCATGCCTCTATTTGAACGGACAATTGCCTGCAGGCATACACCAATGGACACAGAAAAGGAATTGAATTTATTAGTAGATCATGGCGTTTTAGTGAAGGATGTCAAAATTGAACACGCTGTTTACGGCGATTTAACGGCATCGATCATGGTGTCAAACCGTCAAGAAGTAAAACAATTTCTCAAGAGACTGCAAACAACAAAAGCATCGTTACTATCAGAACTTACAGGTGGCTATCATCTACATACCCTTTCAGCCTCGACGGAACGGGCACTAAATAATGCAGAAGCCGCACTAAAAGCAGAAGGAATCTTGTTAGAATCTTAA
- a CDS encoding ribosomal-processing cysteine protease Prp produces the protein MIGITITRTESGAIQSFEMSGHALFADRGKDIVCAGVSAVSVGAINAVHELTGVTPDLEHRADGFLSCVVPEELPEDTHMKIQLILEAMVVSLRTIEEEYGKHIKITFKKQEVE, from the coding sequence ATGATTGGAATTACGATTACTCGTACTGAATCCGGCGCGATTCAGTCTTTTGAAATGAGTGGCCATGCATTATTCGCTGATCGTGGGAAAGATATCGTTTGTGCAGGTGTATCTGCTGTCTCCGTTGGGGCCATTAATGCAGTACACGAGCTAACCGGTGTCACACCAGATCTTGAACACAGGGCAGATGGATTTCTCAGCTGTGTTGTCCCGGAAGAACTTCCTGAAGACACACATATGAAGATTCAGTTGATCCTTGAAGCCATGGTTGTTTCATTACGAACGATTGAAGAAGAGTACGGAAAGCACATAAAGATTACCTTCAAAAAGCAGGAGGTGGAATAA
- the rplU gene encoding 50S ribosomal protein L21: MYAIIETGGKQVKVEEGQAIYIEKLDVEAGETVTFDKVLFVGGETVKVGSPVVAGATVTAKVEKQGRAKKIIVFKYKAKKNNRKKQGHRQPYTKVIIEKINA, from the coding sequence ATGTACGCAATTATCGAAACTGGCGGGAAACAAGTTAAAGTCGAAGAAGGCCAAGCAATCTACATTGAGAAATTAGATGTTGAAGCTGGTGAAACAGTTACTTTTGACAAGGTTCTTTTCGTTGGCGGTGAAACTGTAAAAGTTGGAAGCCCTGTTGTTGCAGGCGCTACCGTTACAGCTAAAGTTGAAAAACAAGGCCGTGCGAAGAAAATTATTGTTTTCAAGTACAAAGCGAAGAAAAACAACCGTAAGAAACAAGGTCATCGTCAACCTTACACAAAAGTAATCATCGAAAAAATCAACGCGTAA
- a CDS encoding sporulation initiation phosphotransferase B, producing the protein MGKEWDIVEVLRHSRHDWLNKLQLIKGNLDLNRIDRAKAVIDEIVIEAQHETKLSNIHMPMFAALLLKSNWENPSFKLEYEVLLDSEAIKIDDAGMTNWTNSFFLCLNQSIEQFQDNHLSITIEPQSDGVRFFFDFCGIIINKELIEKFLAETTIDVVVKDFTEKELTIEVFGKSSLT; encoded by the coding sequence ATGGGGAAAGAATGGGATATCGTTGAAGTGCTGCGGCACTCACGACATGATTGGTTAAATAAACTCCAGCTAATAAAGGGAAACTTGGATTTAAATCGAATTGACCGGGCAAAAGCAGTTATTGATGAAATTGTCATCGAAGCGCAGCATGAGACAAAGCTTTCGAATATACACATGCCAATGTTTGCCGCACTACTATTAAAATCCAATTGGGAAAATCCCTCTTTTAAACTGGAATATGAAGTATTGCTTGATTCAGAAGCGATTAAAATTGATGACGCAGGCATGACAAATTGGACAAACTCCTTTTTTTTATGTTTAAATCAGTCAATAGAGCAATTTCAAGACAACCATTTATCGATTACAATTGAACCGCAATCAGATGGTGTTCGTTTCTTTTTTGATTTTTGCGGGATAATAATTAATAAAGAACTAATTGAAAAATTCCTTGCTGAGACAACAATTGATGTTGTGGTCAAGGATTTTACAGAAAAAGAACTGACTATAGAGGTTTTTGGAAAAAGTTCATTGACATAA